In the Flavobacterium acetivorans genome, one interval contains:
- the dnaN gene encoding DNA polymerase III subunit beta gives MKFIVSSSYLLKQLQVLGSVINSSNTLPILDNFLFELDHNELTVSASDLETTMSATLAIDSTSKGSVAVPAKLLLEILKTFPEQPLTFTVEENNTIEISSNSGKYALAYAPGEEFPKAVNLEEPSVTLVPADVLATAISKTIFAAGNDDLRPVMSGVFFQFSPEGLTFVATDAHKLVKYARTDVKASQVADFIMPKKPLTILKNILSTSDAEVKIEYNDSNATFSFDNYILMCRLIDGKYPNYEAVIPKENPNKLMIDRSQFLSSVRRVAIFSNKTTHQIRLKIAGAELNVSAEDIDYSNKAEERLTCDYQGDDMQIGYNSRFLTEMLTNLQSDMIMLEMSLPNRAGILTPVDGLEEGETVTMLVMPVMLNS, from the coding sequence ATGAAATTTATAGTATCGAGTTCATACTTATTAAAACAATTACAAGTTTTAGGTAGCGTTATCAACAGTAGCAATACTTTGCCTATTTTGGACAACTTTCTATTTGAATTGGACCACAATGAATTGACGGTTTCAGCATCCGATTTAGAGACTACTATGTCTGCCACTTTAGCTATTGATTCTACCAGTAAAGGAAGTGTTGCGGTACCTGCAAAATTACTTTTGGAAATCCTAAAAACTTTCCCTGAACAGCCCTTAACTTTTACTGTTGAAGAAAATAATACCATTGAAATCAGTTCAAATTCTGGTAAATATGCTCTAGCATACGCTCCAGGAGAAGAATTCCCGAAAGCGGTAAATTTAGAAGAACCGTCTGTAACCTTAGTTCCTGCTGATGTATTGGCCACAGCGATTAGCAAAACTATTTTTGCTGCCGGTAATGATGATTTGCGTCCGGTAATGTCAGGAGTGTTTTTCCAATTTTCTCCTGAAGGTTTGACTTTTGTGGCTACAGATGCGCACAAATTAGTAAAATATGCTCGTACAGATGTAAAAGCTTCTCAGGTTGCTGATTTTATCATGCCAAAGAAACCATTGACTATTTTAAAGAATATCCTTTCTACTTCGGATGCTGAAGTGAAAATCGAGTACAACGATTCAAACGCTACTTTCTCTTTTGACAATTACATCTTGATGTGTCGTTTAATAGACGGAAAATATCCAAACTATGAAGCGGTTATCCCAAAAGAGAATCCAAATAAATTAATGATTGACCGTTCTCAATTCTTGAGTTCTGTACGTCGTGTTGCAATTTTCTCTAACAAAACAACACACCAAATCCGTTTGAAAATTGCCGGTGCTGAGTTGAATGTTTCTGCCGAAGATATCGATTATTCAAACAAAGCCGAAGAAAGATTGACTTGTGACTATCAAGGTGACGATATGCAAATAGGATATAATTCCCGTTTTCTTACTGAAATGCTGACCAACTTACAATCAGACATGATCATGCTAGAAATGTCATTACCTAACAGAGCCGGAATCCTGACTCCTGTTGATGGACTAGAAGAAGGTGAAACCGTTACTATGTTAGTAATGCCAGTTATGTTGAATAGTTAA
- a CDS encoding phosphoribosylaminoimidazolesuccinocarboxamide synthase yields MSNTITSTNFNFPNQKSVYRGKVREVYNINDDLLVMVATDRLSAFDVVLPKGIPYKGQILNQIATKMMELTQDIVPNWLIATPDPSVAVGHLCEPFKVEMVIRGYLSGHASREYALGKRTICGVTMAEGLKENDKFPEPIITPTTKADNGEHDADISREDILSKGIVTEEDYLVLEKYTRALFQRGTEIAASRGLILVDTKYEFGKTKEGVIVLIDEIHTPDSSRYFYAEGYQERQDKGEEQKQLSKEFVRRWLIENGFQGLEGQQIPDMTDEYIETVSERYIELYENILGEKFVKADISNINERIEKNVLAYLAKR; encoded by the coding sequence ATGAGTAATACAATTACAAGCACTAATTTTAATTTTCCCAATCAAAAATCGGTTTACCGAGGTAAGGTGAGAGAAGTTTATAATATTAACGATGATCTTTTAGTAATGGTGGCTACTGACAGGCTTTCGGCTTTTGACGTTGTTCTGCCAAAAGGGATTCCGTACAAAGGGCAAATTCTAAATCAGATTGCTACTAAAATGATGGAATTGACTCAGGATATTGTGCCAAACTGGTTGATTGCGACTCCGGATCCAAGCGTTGCTGTTGGGCATTTGTGTGAACCTTTTAAAGTAGAAATGGTGATTCGTGGTTATTTGTCAGGTCATGCTTCACGCGAATATGCTCTTGGCAAAAGAACAATTTGTGGCGTGACTATGGCTGAAGGTTTAAAAGAAAACGATAAGTTTCCAGAACCAATTATTACCCCGACCACAAAAGCGGATAACGGAGAACATGATGCCGATATTTCTAGAGAAGATATTTTATCGAAAGGAATTGTTACCGAAGAGGATTATTTGGTTTTAGAAAAATATACCAGAGCTTTATTTCAAAGAGGAACTGAAATTGCTGCCAGTCGCGGATTGATCTTGGTTGATACCAAATACGAATTTGGAAAGACTAAAGAAGGTGTTATTGTTTTGATTGACGAAATTCATACACCGGATTCTTCTCGTTATTTCTATGCCGAAGGTTATCAGGAAAGACAAGATAAAGGCGAAGAACAAAAACAATTGTCGAAAGAATTTGTACGTCGTTGGTTGATCGAAAATGGTTTTCAAGGATTGGAAGGGCAACAAATCCCGGATATGACTGACGAATATATTGAAACTGTTTCCGAGAGATATATCGAATTATACGAGAATATTCTTGGAGAAAAATTCGTAAAAGCTGATATTTCAAATATTAATGAGCGAATCGAGAAAAACGTTTTGGCTTATTTAGCAAAGAGATAA
- a CDS encoding PhoH family protein, with protein sequence MNERIIELIDIAPKEFWGAQDTHLDTIKKYYPKLKIVARGTTLKAFGEKEILDEFEKRFQRLMLHFSRYNTIDNNVIERVILGDGQDDRNIISNDKILVHGVGGKIIKAMTANQQLLVDTMNKNDMVFAVGPAGTGKTYTGVAMAIKALKEKQVKRIILTRPAVEAGENLGFLPGDMKEKLDPYMQPLYDALRDMLPNEKLEDYILKGIIQIAPLAFMRGRTLDNAFVILDEAQNTTHSQMKMFLTRMGKNAKFMVTGDPGQVDLPRRTISGLKEALLVLKDIDGIGIIYLDDKDIVRHRLVKKVIDAYKQIENND encoded by the coding sequence TTGAACGAAAGAATAATCGAGCTCATAGACATCGCTCCAAAAGAGTTTTGGGGCGCTCAAGACACTCATCTTGATACTATTAAAAAATACTATCCAAAATTAAAAATAGTTGCCAGAGGAACAACTTTAAAAGCTTTTGGAGAAAAAGAAATTCTGGACGAGTTCGAAAAACGTTTTCAACGATTGATGTTGCATTTTTCCAGATACAATACTATAGATAATAATGTTATAGAACGCGTTATTTTAGGTGACGGACAAGATGATAGAAATATAATCAGCAATGATAAAATTCTTGTGCATGGCGTAGGGGGCAAAATCATTAAAGCCATGACAGCTAACCAGCAATTACTGGTTGATACGATGAATAAAAACGATATGGTTTTTGCTGTTGGACCCGCAGGTACCGGAAAAACATATACGGGTGTGGCTATGGCAATTAAAGCTTTGAAGGAAAAGCAAGTAAAACGCATTATCTTAACACGTCCGGCGGTGGAAGCAGGCGAAAATCTGGGCTTTCTTCCCGGAGATATGAAAGAAAAGCTAGATCCTTATATGCAACCGCTTTATGATGCCCTGCGCGATATGTTGCCCAATGAAAAACTGGAGGATTACATTTTAAAAGGGATAATCCAGATAGCACCATTAGCATTCATGCGCGGAAGAACACTCGATAACGCTTTCGTCATTCTGGACGAAGCCCAAAACACCACGCATTCCCAAATGAAAATGTTTTTGACCCGTATGGGGAAAAACGCCAAGTTCATGGTGACTGGCGATCCGGGTCAGGTCGATTTGCCAAGAAGAACTATTTCCGGACTCAAAGAAGCCTTGCTAGTCTTGAAAGATATTGACGGAATTGGAATCATTTATCTGGATGACAAAGACATTGTTCGTCACAGATTGGTCAAAAAAGTGATTGATGCGTACAAGCAAATTGAGAATAACGATTAA
- a CDS encoding SAM hydrolase/SAM-dependent halogenase family protein yields the protein MSIITLTTDYGLKDHFVGALKGKILSEYSEAQIIDISHDIDPFNTVEASYIISASYSSFPKGTVHLIGVDLELNKENQHIAMQWNDSFFIAADNGILSMLSQKIVPQKIVSINIHDRLPSEATDLDVFVKVACHIAKGGSLSVIGKEINAIKQITELKAVASDDNNMLKGHVIYIDHFGNVVTNISKKQFLEVAKGRPYEILMKTKNIKTILPNYSAIASSDKYPIKNYEGEKLAIFNEAGFLEIAVFRSNPSNVGSANSLLGLNYRDVVSIQFKN from the coding sequence ATGTCAATAATTACCCTTACTACCGATTACGGCTTGAAAGACCACTTTGTAGGTGCGTTAAAAGGGAAAATTCTATCTGAATATTCAGAAGCTCAAATTATCGATATTTCGCACGATATTGACCCATTCAACACCGTTGAAGCCAGTTACATTATTAGCGCTTCCTATTCCAGTTTTCCAAAAGGAACTGTTCATCTCATTGGTGTGGATTTGGAATTAAATAAAGAAAACCAACATATCGCCATGCAATGGAATGATTCTTTTTTTATTGCTGCCGATAATGGTATTTTAAGCATGCTTTCGCAAAAAATTGTCCCTCAAAAAATCGTTTCCATTAACATCCATGATCGACTTCCCAGTGAAGCAACCGATTTAGATGTTTTTGTAAAGGTGGCTTGTCATATTGCCAAAGGCGGTTCGTTAAGTGTCATTGGCAAAGAAATCAATGCAATCAAACAAATTACGGAACTGAAAGCGGTGGCCTCAGATGATAATAACATGCTGAAAGGGCATGTTATTTATATTGATCATTTTGGTAATGTAGTCACTAATATCAGTAAAAAACAATTCCTGGAAGTGGCCAAAGGCCGTCCTTATGAAATCCTAATGAAGACCAAGAACATCAAAACCATTTTGCCCAATTATTCCGCCATAGCCAGCTCTGACAAATATCCTATAAAGAATTACGAAGGGGAAAAATTAGCCATTTTCAATGAAGCCGGTTTTCTGGAAATTGCCGTTTTTCGTAGCAATCCTTCAAACGTAGGATCGGCAAACAGTCTCTTAGGATTGAATTACAGAGATGTGGTTTCTATTCAGTTTAAGAATTGA
- the gldF gene encoding gliding motility-associated ABC transporter permease subunit GldF: MKSIVLREIKSFFGSPIGYLVIVLFLILNGLFLWVFEGEYNILNTGFADMSPFFTLSPWILIFLIPAVTMRSFSDEKKQGTLELLLTKPLSIWQIVNGKFLGSFLLIVLAIIPTFIYVIVISNLGMPEGNIDMGSTIGSYFGLLFLISAYTSIGIFTSTLSENQIVAFIVAVFLCFFFYFGFEGLASLLPAFSNLILAVGMQDHFKSMSRGVIDTRDVLYFVSITTLFLSFTVYKLKSFKL; this comes from the coding sequence ATGAAATCAATAGTTTTAAGAGAAATAAAATCCTTTTTCGGTTCGCCTATTGGGTATTTAGTGATTGTATTATTTCTAATTCTAAACGGATTATTCCTTTGGGTATTTGAAGGAGAATACAACATCCTAAATACTGGTTTTGCTGACATGAGCCCCTTTTTCACTCTATCGCCTTGGATTTTAATTTTCTTGATTCCTGCGGTAACCATGCGCAGTTTTTCGGATGAGAAAAAACAAGGAACCCTTGAATTATTACTTACTAAACCATTAAGTATTTGGCAAATAGTAAACGGAAAATTTCTTGGATCCTTCTTATTAATCGTATTGGCCATTATTCCAACATTTATCTATGTTATTGTAATTTCTAACCTTGGAATGCCAGAAGGCAATATCGATATGGGAAGTACCATCGGATCTTATTTTGGATTATTATTCTTAATTTCTGCCTATACCTCCATTGGAATATTTACCTCTACCCTTTCTGAGAATCAAATTGTGGCCTTTATTGTTGCTGTTTTTTTATGTTTCTTTTTCTATTTTGGATTTGAAGGTCTCGCCTCGCTATTACCTGCATTTTCGAACTTAATTTTGGCGGTAGGTATGCAGGATCATTTTAAGAGTATGAGCCGTGGCGTTATTGACACCAGAGATGTTCTTTATTTTGTAAGTATAACGACGTTGTTTCTTTCGTTTACTGTTTATAAACTTAAATCTTTTAAATTGTAA
- the gldG gene encoding gliding motility-associated ABC transporter substrate-binding protein GldG: protein MVLHKKNNLKNVLFIILILLVLNGIGSQFFHRFDLTKDKRYTLSLTSLNIVQQIKEPLSIRIYMQGDLPAEFKRLQQETKQLLEEFQAYNSNIVFEFVNPLENEEDSMNNVKALYLKGLTPINITVDDKGKQSQAMVFPWATAVYNNKEVNIPLLKNRMGASTTDKVIGSVQHLEYSIADALNKITKDKQKKIAVVKGNGELQDIRMAKFLLQIRESYHIGPFTLDSVAKNPTATLNALEKYDLAIIAKPTETFSDSEKQVLDQFIINGGKTIWLIDQVAVEMDSLYNNSGATLAFPRDLNLNDMFFKYGIRINPDIVKDEQGSPIKLASGEQGSATQYQDFNWKFAPLVYPESTHPIVKNLGGVKFDFANPIDTLKNGIKKTVLLQSSQYSKKIGTPSEVNLNIVAEETSPNHYINTGNMPLAVLLEGSFNSMFENRVLPFEQKNFNAKGMENKMIVISDGDLVKNQLDKNFQPVELGYDQRSGNLYDNKDFLLNCVNYLLDDTGLINIRSKDLDLPLLDKEKVYENYTRTQLLTIGLPILILILFGTVFTFLRKRKYSR from the coding sequence ATGGTACTTCATAAAAAAAACAACCTGAAAAACGTATTGTTCATCATCCTAATCTTGTTGGTTCTAAATGGTATTGGTTCTCAATTTTTTCATCGATTTGATTTAACGAAAGACAAACGCTACACCCTTTCTCTTACTTCTTTGAATATCGTTCAACAGATCAAAGAACCGCTTTCGATACGAATATACATGCAAGGCGATTTACCGGCTGAATTCAAAAGATTACAGCAGGAAACTAAACAGCTGCTAGAAGAATTTCAGGCCTACAATTCGAATATTGTATTTGAGTTTGTCAATCCCTTGGAAAATGAAGAAGATAGCATGAATAACGTTAAAGCACTTTATTTAAAAGGGCTGACACCTATAAACATCACTGTTGACGATAAAGGAAAGCAATCTCAAGCTATGGTTTTTCCTTGGGCGACTGCCGTTTATAATAATAAGGAAGTCAATATTCCTTTGTTGAAAAACCGAATGGGTGCTTCGACAACTGACAAAGTGATTGGATCTGTTCAGCATCTTGAATATTCTATTGCAGATGCTTTGAATAAGATTACCAAAGACAAACAAAAAAAGATTGCCGTAGTCAAAGGAAACGGAGAACTACAAGATATTAGAATGGCTAAATTTCTTCTGCAAATTAGAGAAAGTTATCATATCGGTCCGTTTACCTTAGATTCTGTTGCAAAAAATCCAACAGCGACTTTGAATGCATTGGAAAAATATGATTTGGCAATCATTGCAAAACCCACTGAAACTTTCTCTGATTCCGAAAAACAAGTGTTAGACCAGTTCATCATCAATGGCGGGAAAACCATCTGGCTGATAGACCAAGTTGCGGTAGAAATGGATAGTCTTTACAACAATTCCGGTGCTACTTTAGCTTTTCCTAGAGATTTGAATTTGAACGACATGTTCTTTAAATACGGAATAAGAATCAATCCTGACATTGTCAAAGACGAGCAAGGAAGTCCTATAAAACTAGCTTCGGGCGAACAAGGGAGCGCTACCCAATATCAAGATTTCAATTGGAAATTCGCCCCATTGGTCTATCCAGAAAGTACGCATCCTATTGTGAAAAATTTAGGTGGTGTTAAATTTGATTTTGCCAATCCTATTGACACTTTGAAAAACGGAATCAAGAAAACGGTGCTTTTACAATCGTCCCAATATTCTAAAAAAATAGGAACTCCATCAGAGGTCAATTTGAATATTGTTGCCGAAGAAACCAGTCCAAATCATTATATAAATACCGGAAATATGCCCTTGGCAGTTTTGCTGGAAGGTTCTTTCAACTCCATGTTCGAGAACAGGGTTTTGCCTTTTGAACAGAAAAATTTCAATGCTAAAGGAATGGAAAACAAAATGATTGTAATCTCAGATGGTGATTTGGTAAAAAATCAACTTGACAAAAACTTTCAGCCGGTAGAATTGGGTTATGACCAAAGATCAGGGAATTTATATGACAACAAAGATTTCTTATTGAATTGTGTCAACTATTTACTCGATGACACCGGACTTATTAACATTCGATCTAAAGATCTTGATTTGCCTTTATTGGATAAAGAAAAAGTTTACGAAAACTATACTCGAACACAACTCCTAACTATCGGGCTACCAATCCTAATTTTAATTCTTTTTGGAACCGTATTTACATTTCTACGAAAGCGAAAATACAGCCGCTAG
- a CDS encoding Cof-type HAD-IIB family hydrolase: MNSELKKIKVVISDLDGTLLTPEHKISEYTKTIFQELHNQNYLIIVATGRHHLDAMSIVETLGCPVYLVTSNGARIHSPENELLFSLDLQSELVKSVFDLEIDPEITAVLFKEDIWQTNKHNEKLNDFQKESKYLPEIVDFSSLEDFGGIKFFFTHDNHQTLLDLKDRILENHSDHFCHAFSLPFCLEFMHKSVDKSVAIAKILEKEAFTFEEAIAFGDGFNDEKMLLSTGRGLIMGNAPDNFKNKLSHLEVIATNEKDGVAKYLVEKVLSTNVSFAV, translated from the coding sequence ATGAATTCAGAATTAAAAAAAATCAAAGTAGTAATTAGTGATTTAGACGGAACTTTACTCACACCAGAACATAAAATATCAGAATATACCAAAACCATTTTTCAAGAACTGCACAACCAAAATTACCTAATAATTGTTGCCACAGGCCGCCATCACTTAGATGCAATGTCGATAGTTGAAACTTTGGGCTGTCCGGTTTATTTGGTGACATCAAATGGAGCCCGAATTCATTCGCCCGAAAACGAACTGCTTTTTTCTTTAGATCTGCAAAGTGAGCTTGTGAAATCGGTTTTCGATTTAGAAATTGATCCTGAAATTACCGCAGTTTTGTTTAAGGAAGACATTTGGCAAACTAACAAACACAATGAAAAGCTAAACGATTTTCAGAAAGAATCAAAGTATTTGCCTGAAATAGTTGATTTTAGTTCACTGGAAGATTTTGGAGGCATAAAATTTTTCTTTACACATGACAATCATCAAACATTGTTAGATTTGAAAGATAGAATTTTAGAGAACCATTCGGATCATTTCTGTCATGCTTTCAGCTTGCCTTTTTGTTTGGAGTTCATGCACAAGTCAGTGGATAAAAGTGTGGCAATTGCCAAAATTTTAGAGAAAGAAGCTTTTACTTTTGAAGAAGCAATCGCTTTTGGCGATGGATTCAATGATGAAAAAATGTTACTATCAACCGGAAGAGGCCTGATAATGGGCAATGCTCCGGATAATTTTAAAAATAAATTATCGCATTTAGAAGTGATTGCGACGAATGAGAAAGATGGTGTTGCAAAATATTTGGTAGAGAAAGTATTGAGTACTAATGTTTCATTTGCAGTTTAA
- a CDS encoding S9 family peptidase, protein MTKKLFRLAFLLIAVAGQSQNLKLEEIMKGDIFIGSQPSNERWSLDGKKIYFEWNPNNELGESTYFWEKTIGKPQLATEKEAAFSKQNFKQYPGSDLVYYIEKGALYSYSIKNKITKKLLQQSNPISNLQLGFENGVLFFEQNDNLLKFNTKEGTIVQITNFKTGKGQDAVSDKEDSFLKAQQKELFQFIRDQEAKKKWNTAKADANKSDFPKAYFSGKNEFESLKMSPKGDFATFRLREVKESKSEKMEVFITADGYNQSPNTKAKVSTSNLTSSKFGIYSVTKDSVYLVDFSKLSHIQEVPEYYKLYDNLKNKEKVNKLIFVQSPVYNNDGSYAVSEIRSLDNKDRWLVKLNLEKGSFEEIDYQHDEAWIGGPGIPSYEYSSGTLDFLGDNETIYFQSEATGYSHLYTYNLKSKKKEQLTQGNWEVRDVKLSKDKKNFYLTTNTTHPGNRNFYKLAASEGILQAILTNDGAYEVSLSPDETSLLVRYSYKNKPWELYVADNKKNPALRQLTFSTTEEFKAYPWRSPEVITFKAQDGTDVHARLYKPETNKANKAAILFVHGAGYLQNAHNHWSTYHREYMFHNLLTDLGYTVLDIDYRGSDGYGRDFRTGIYRFMGGKDLSDQIDGKNYLVENFGIDANRVGIYGGSYGGFITLMGMLTTPKEFASGAALRSVTDWAHYNHGYTGNILNFPETDPDAYKKSSPIYFADNLQGNLLMLHGMVDNNVEYKDVVRLSQRFIELGKKNWSLSSFPVEAHGFKETYSWVDEYSRILDLFNSTLLKK, encoded by the coding sequence ATGACTAAAAAACTTTTTAGACTTGCATTTTTATTAATTGCGGTAGCTGGGCAAAGCCAGAATCTGAAGTTAGAAGAAATAATGAAAGGCGACATTTTTATAGGTTCCCAACCTTCAAATGAGCGCTGGTCTTTGGATGGAAAAAAAATATACTTTGAATGGAATCCGAATAATGAGTTAGGAGAAAGTACTTATTTTTGGGAGAAAACGATTGGAAAACCGCAGCTTGCGACTGAAAAGGAAGCAGCGTTTTCCAAACAGAATTTTAAACAATATCCAGGCTCTGATTTAGTTTACTATATAGAAAAAGGAGCTTTATATTCTTATTCGATAAAAAATAAAATCACTAAGAAACTACTACAACAATCCAATCCTATTTCAAATTTACAACTGGGATTTGAGAATGGGGTTTTGTTTTTTGAACAAAATGACAATCTTTTAAAATTCAATACTAAAGAAGGTACAATAGTACAAATTACGAATTTTAAAACAGGAAAAGGACAAGATGCTGTTTCAGATAAAGAAGATTCCTTTTTGAAGGCGCAACAAAAAGAGTTGTTTCAATTTATTAGAGATCAGGAAGCCAAGAAAAAGTGGAATACGGCCAAAGCGGATGCGAATAAGTCGGATTTTCCAAAAGCCTATTTTTCAGGCAAAAATGAATTTGAAAGTTTAAAAATGAGTCCCAAAGGAGATTTTGCGACTTTCAGACTTCGTGAAGTGAAGGAAAGTAAAAGTGAAAAAATGGAAGTTTTTATCACTGCTGATGGCTACAATCAATCTCCAAATACCAAAGCAAAAGTATCAACTTCGAATTTAACGAGTAGTAAATTTGGAATTTATTCTGTTACCAAGGATTCGGTTTATTTGGTGGATTTTTCCAAATTGAGTCATATTCAAGAGGTTCCTGAATATTATAAATTATACGATAATCTTAAAAATAAGGAGAAAGTAAACAAGTTAATTTTTGTACAATCTCCGGTTTATAACAACGATGGCTCTTATGCTGTTTCCGAAATTAGAAGCTTAGATAATAAGGACAGATGGCTTGTAAAACTAAATTTAGAAAAAGGAAGCTTTGAAGAAATTGATTATCAGCATGACGAGGCTTGGATAGGAGGCCCCGGAATTCCTTCTTATGAATACAGTTCTGGAACCTTGGATTTTCTTGGGGATAATGAAACGATTTATTTTCAATCGGAAGCAACAGGGTATTCCCATTTATATACTTACAATTTAAAATCAAAAAAGAAGGAACAACTAACCCAAGGGAATTGGGAAGTTCGTGATGTTAAGTTATCAAAAGATAAAAAAAACTTTTATTTAACAACTAACACAACCCATCCCGGAAATCGTAATTTCTATAAATTGGCTGCTTCCGAAGGAATATTACAAGCTATTTTGACCAATGACGGAGCCTATGAGGTAAGCTTATCTCCGGATGAAACTTCTCTTTTAGTTCGTTATTCGTATAAAAACAAGCCTTGGGAATTGTATGTTGCTGACAATAAAAAAAATCCAGCGCTGCGTCAGCTGACTTTTTCTACGACAGAAGAATTCAAAGCGTATCCTTGGCGTTCTCCCGAAGTAATCACTTTCAAAGCGCAAGATGGTACTGATGTTCATGCAAGATTGTATAAGCCAGAAACTAATAAAGCCAATAAAGCAGCAATTCTTTTTGTTCATGGAGCGGGTTATTTGCAAAACGCCCATAATCATTGGAGTACTTACCATAGAGAATACATGTTTCATAACTTATTGACCGATTTAGGATATACGGTTTTGGATATTGATTACAGAGGAAGTGATGGATACGGGCGTGATTTTAGAACAGGAATTTACCGTTTCATGGGAGGTAAGGATTTGAGTGATCAGATAGATGGTAAGAATTATTTAGTTGAAAATTTTGGAATCGATGCCAATAGAGTTGGTATTTACGGAGGATCTTATGGCGGTTTTATTACTTTGATGGGAATGCTTACTACACCAAAAGAGTTTGCTTCTGGAGCTGCTTTGCGTTCCGTTACAGACTGGGCGCATTACAATCACGGTTATACAGGAAATATTCTGAATTTTCCGGAAACCGATCCAGATGCTTATAAAAAGAGTTCTCCAATTTATTTTGCCGATAATTTACAAGGAAATTTACTGATGCTTCACGGAATGGTAGATAATAATGTAGAGTACAAAGATGTAGTGCGTTTGTCACAGCGATTCATCGAGTTAGGAAAGAAAAACTGGAGTCTTTCTTCTTTTCCTGTGGAAGCACATGGTTTTAAGGAAACCTATTCTTGGGTAGATGAGTACAGTAGGATTTTAGATTTATTCAATAGCACGCTCCTTAAAAAATAG
- a CDS encoding putative quinol monooxygenase, which produces MFVRIVKMSFSEENIPAFLENFESVKEKIRHAPGNRFLELYQDKNNKSIFFTYSYWETEADLENYRQSELFNEVWTFTKKLFNAKPEAWSVDKLVSLQ; this is translated from the coding sequence ATGTTTGTACGCATAGTAAAAATGAGTTTCTCTGAAGAAAATATTCCTGCATTCCTGGAAAATTTTGAATCAGTAAAAGAAAAAATCCGCCATGCTCCAGGAAATCGTTTTCTGGAACTGTATCAGGATAAAAATAATAAAAGCATCTTTTTTACCTATAGTTATTGGGAAACCGAAGCAGATCTAGAAAACTATAGACAATCAGAATTATTTAATGAAGTTTGGACTTTTACCAAAAAATTGTTCAATGCTAAACCAGAAGCCTGGAGCGTGGATAAACTGGTTAGTTTGCAGTAA